One Vigna unguiculata cultivar IT97K-499-35 chromosome 7, ASM411807v1, whole genome shotgun sequence genomic region harbors:
- the LOC114189545 gene encoding octanoyltransferase LIP2, mitochondrial, with product MRGLRSLEVWKLGVVNYIDALKLQEKLALDRKLHRRRDTLLSLQHPPTYTVGKRQTVHNLLIPQSELETIGAELHYTQRGGDITFHGPRQAILYPILSLREIGLGARSFVEKIESTMIELAAMYGVKACPGQSGETGVWVGERKIGAIGVRISGGITSHGMAFNIDPDLSYFRHIVPCGIADKEVTSLKRETDVVLPEGEIVQEQLVSCFARIFGYDNLIWKEDASVYFDKETE from the coding sequence ATGAGGGGTTTGCGAAGCCTTGAGGTCTGGAAACTAGGAGTTGTCAACTACATTGATGCATTGAAACTGCAGGAAAAACTGGCCTTGGATAGAAAGCTTCATAGGAGACGTGATACTCTTCTGTCTTTGCAACACCCCCCTACATACACTGTGGGCAAAAGGCAAACTGTTCATAATTTGTTAATCCCCCAGTCAGAGTTGGAAACAATTGGAGCTGAACTTCACTACACACAAAGGGGAGGAGACATTACATTTCATGGTCCACGTCAAGCCATTTTGTATCCTATCCTATCACTTCGTGAGATTGGGCTTGGTGCTCGGAGTTTTGTGGAGAAAATCGAATCAACCATGATTGAACTGGCTGCTATGTATGGCGTGAAAGCTTGTCCTGGACAAAGTGGTGAAACTGGGGTATGGGTTGGAGAAAGAAAGATAGGTGCCATTGGCGTTCGGATATCGGGTGGAATCACTTCTCATGGGATGGCATTTAACATTGATCCCGATTTAAGCTACTTCAGGCACATTGTTCCTTGTGGAATTGCGGATAAAGAAGTAACATCTTTGAAAAGGGAGACAGATGTTGTCCTTCCCGAGGGAGAAATAGTACAGGAACAATTGGTTTCATGTTTTGCAAGAATCTTTGGTTATGATAACCTGATTTGGAAGGAGGATGCTTCAGTATATTTTGATAAAGAAACGGAATGA
- the LOC114192310 gene encoding ADP-ribosylation factor-like protein 8a, translating into MGLGIWGAFVNWLCSLFFKQEMELSLVGLQDAGKTSLINVIATGGYSEVMIPTVGFNMKKITKGNVTIKLWDLGGQPRFRSMWERYCRAVSAIVYVVDAADYENLPVSRDELHDLLSKPSLNGIPILILGNKIDKPGALSKQDLADQMGLMSITGREVCCTMISCKNSTSIDTVVDWLVRNSKSINRSSSFAL; encoded by the exons ATGGGGTTGGGGATATGGGGAGCCTTCGTCAATTGGTTATGCAG TCTCTTTTTCAAGCAAGAAATGGAGTTATCTCTGGTTGGTCTTCAGGATGCTGGGAAAACGTCACTTATAAACGTTATTGCA ACTGGTGGATATAGTGAAGTGATGATTCCTACG GTAGgatttaatatgaaaaagatAACTAAAGGGAATGTGACAATAAAGCTATGGGACCTTGGAGGTCAACCAAGGTTTCGCAGCATGTGGGAGAGATACTGTCGTGCTGTTTCAGCAATTGT TTATGTTGTTGACGCAGCTGATTATGAAAATTTACCCGTCTCTAGAGATGAACTTCATGACTTGTTGAGCAAACCTTCTTTAAATGGAATTCCCATTTTAATTTTGGGTAATAAGATTGACAAACCTGGGGCATTGTCCAAGCAAGACCTGGCAGATCAGAT GGGACTGATGTCCATCACTGGTAGAGAAGTTTGTTGCACCATGATCTCGTGTAAGAACTCCACCAGCATTGATACAGTTGTTGATTGGCTTGTAAGAAATTCTAAATCAATAAACAGAAGCTCGAGTTTTGCCCTATAA